In bacterium, the DNA window GCGGTCGTACATGACCTCTACGCCGCCGCCTTTGAGGTGGTCGCCGAGGGCTTTACCCGTGAGCAGGTTTCTCTTGTCGCCGTCGATGATGACGCGGACGCGGCGTCCCCGCTGGGCGGCGAAGATGAGCGCGTCGGCCAGGTTGTAGTCGGTGAAGCGGTCCATCGCGACGACGACGTCGTTCTCCGCTTCGCCTATTATGACGCGAAGCTTGTCGCGCACCGAGACGTCCTGGCCGAACCACGTTACGATTTTCGCGTGGGCCGCGGCCGCGGCAAGCGCAGCTATGAGTATCGCGAGGGCGATTTTTTTCTCCATAATTTAATACCTCGCCGGAATATAGCATAACAGAGCGCGCGGCCGCAACGGCGATGTAAAAAGCGCGCCGGCTCGGCCGCTCCGGCGCGCGCCAAACCGGATGTCGATTAAAAATCTGCGTCGGCGGGCATCAGGACGTATACCGTTTCGCCGGCGCCCGCGCCCGCGTACGAGCCGACGGGGCGCCCTCTAGCCAGGAGACGCTCGCCCAGGTCGCGTACCGGCGGGCCGCCCAAATCGTGGAAAGCGTCGCCCCCGAAGTAAACCGGGCGGCCCCGTTTCAACTCGCCGCGCACCATCTCCTCGATGACCCGGGCGGCCCGTTCGCCGTCGCCCCGCCATCGGTTTACGACCCAGTTCGGCGACTGCGCCCGCCTAAGGCCGCCGAAGTACCGCGCGTGCGTTATCGCCGGCGAATTGGAGAGAAAGGCCAAGGCGTCTTCGGGAATGGTGCCGCCGAGGGCGAGGCCGGCGCGGTAGTCCGCGTTCGCCTCGAGCCGCGTTTGGGGCTTTATCCCGTCGCGCCAGTTGACGTTGGTCACTCCGAGCCAGGCCAGCGCGAGCGCGACCAGCGAAACGAGGTACCACCGCCGCCGCGCCGACACGGCGACGGCGACCGCGGCCAGGAGGCAAGCCGCCGGGACCAACCAGTATTCTACGTGATTCGGCAGCCACCAGGATATGAAGGCCGCGTACGTAAGGAACGTGACGCCGAGCAGGAGGAGGCCGCGGCGCGCGGGGCCGCGCACGAACCATAACGTTAGGTTCGTGCCGCAGACAAACACAGCGAGCCAAAGGGGCAGCGCCACGCGGAGGTGACGCGCGTTCCCCTTCGCGAAGGGCGCCGCGAAATTGTCCCAAAAAGTGTTTACGTAAAAAACCCGCGCCAGGCCGTCGGCGGCGCCGAGGGCGTTGCGCGGCGAAAGGCCGCCCCACCGGTTCATGCGGGCGTAGAAGAAGAACCAATCCAGGTAGGAGCCGGGCGTCTTAAAGCGTATGACGGCCGCGGGGGCGGCGACGTAGGCCAGCGCGACGACGGCGACGTACGCGGTCAAGAGGACGACCGTTTTTTTACCTCTCGCCGTTCCCGCCGTCAGTACGTATATTATCGCCGCGGGGAGGAGGAGGAAATTTATTTGGTGGCAGAGCGCGGCAACGGCGAGGACGCCGCCGCCGAGAGCCGCGGTTTTCGCGCCTCCGGCAGGGACCTTCGCGGCGACGTAGAGGGCCGCGAGGGCCGCCGCCGCCGCGGGGACGTATACGCCGACGCTCGCGGCGTCCCTCCAATAGCAGGCCGCGGTCGCGAGGGCGGCGCCCGCGAGGAGTGCGGCCGCCCGGCCGGCGCCCAACGTTCGGGATAACATATACAGCGAAGCCGCGCCCAGGCCCCCGGCCGCCGCGGATACGAAATGCATGGGGCCCAACGGCCGCCCTGCGAAGCCCAAATGCCGGACGCACGCCAAGGCCGCCCGGCACAACGGGTCGTATAAAACGTGGTGGGGATGCAGCAACTGCGCGAACGGCGCGCTTTCGACCGCCTCGGCGTAGCCCAGCGCGTCGTAGCTGTAGAAGACGTTCCGCGCGGCCAGGTACAGCGCGAAGGCCGCCAGGCCGAGGCCGACGCTTAGAACCCAGTCGAAACGGGGGCCCGCGCCGCGCGCGGCCTTTAATACGGAGCTCAGCCGGTTTTTAACCCGTTCCCGTTTTTCCATTTTAATAATTCCGGTTATTGACGGGAATATAACACAGCGGCGGCGCCGGCCGCAACGGCGATATTGGAACGGATAGCTTTGATATGTTTTTATTATGACAAATTTGGTTGTTTATAAAAAATAATACTTGACAAAGTATAAATTTTCTTTAGAATACTAAAGAAAGGGGGAAGTATTATGCTTAGGAAATACTTCATATGGGCTTTTCTCGCCGTCGGCCTATTTTACGCCGGCGCGACGTACGGGATGGGGTTGGCGGTAGGCGTCTTCGGCGGTTACGCGGTGCCGACGGGGGGTATGGCCGCGGAAGAGGGGTTTGCGTTACGGGAGAGCGGCCAAATTTCAGGTAAGGTGCTCTTAAATGTGAATAATCGTTACAGTTTGGAAATCGGGACCGGCTACCACTTCGGATATCCCCCTTCTAAAAAAGATTATTATTGGGTGGAGGACACAAAAGCCGTAACGGTTACCGGGGGCGCGAATTTTAAAGTTAACTTGTGGAAAATCGCGTTATACGGTAGCGGCGGGGCCGGGTATTATTTTATCGATACTCGAGTAGTAAGTACGGTCGAAGAAGACGGTTTGGGGGGTTGGGCTTACCCCGTTGAGGTAAGTATAGACGGCGCCGGAATTTACTGCGGGGGGCGGTAGCCTACGAATTAGGCAAATTTAGTTTTAGCGTGGGGCCTCGTTTCAACTACATATTCAATAAAGGCACCCACGAAGGGACGATGGAGGAGACTGTCGGGGGTGTTACGATAAAGAGAGAAGTACCGGTTAATAAGAATTGGAACGATGCTTATTTTGAACTAACGGCCGGCGCGACCTACACCTTATTTTAATTTAACGTGAACTTCATGTTATTAAGCCGCCCTCGGGGGCGGCTTTTTTTCGGCATAAATAAGGTTAGGTTAGTCGCCCTTCCCGCCCTTCTCCCCTTCCGCCGGCGCCTCGCGGCGATAGGGCACCGGGACGTACTGCACCGACGGCTGGGAGCGCTTGGCCTGCGGGAAGTACGACATGAACTGATATATCTCGGTCGGCATCTCGTCCGACACCGCGAACCCCAGCTCCCGTGCCTCGTCGAACGTGATGGCGTAGTCGTGGGTCCACGTCCCCTTGGTGAGCTTAACCGCCAACTCGTCGGCGGCGTGGACTTCCATATGGCGCAGGAGTATGTTTTTAACGCGCT includes these proteins:
- a CDS encoding phospholipase D-like domain-containing protein — translated: MEKKIALAILIAALAAAAAHAKIVTWFGQDVSVRDKLRVIIGEAENDVVVAMDRFTDYNLADALIFAAQRGRRVRVIIDGDKRNLLTGKALGDHLKGGGVEVMYDRSQSNLYDRFLVLDERFVIVGSYPFIEDAPSSPMTDLVVIDDADLAKQYLEFFDFIWNLTK